One part of the Aspergillus luchuensis IFO 4308 DNA, chromosome 5, nearly complete sequence genome encodes these proteins:
- a CDS encoding uncharacterized protein (COG:G;~EggNog:ENOG410PS5U;~InterPro:IPR023271,IPR034294,IPR000425;~PFAM:PF00230;~TransMembrane:6 (i106-126o146-168i180-200o240-259i266-288o318-337i);~antiSMASH:Cluster_5.12;~go_component: GO:0016020 - membrane [Evidence IEA];~go_function: GO:0015267 - channel activity [Evidence IEA];~go_process: GO:0055085 - transmembrane transport [Evidence IEA]), producing MLQKQTTYLDSSSSSSSHRTPSPKRTMVVTYLPEYESDETHPQHHGLEPAIPPFAGRMGGNQDFVVDRTDPKNSKVLEKVPDAAPCMTLKEIFDLRGFLSVDLWKFAVLECIASMMNVFITCWVTTHPLSATTSPKGQAGVYGTVTFFSPAFGGLTNLLLTPLLIYTFSPSSGGHISPTITLATFFARIITFPRMILYLAGQTLGGALAGFAMHSAYGTREFTVGGCHIDSTMVSATDGLVIEFFACLILIFLAFGVALDPRQAKVFGHAVSPWLVGVVLGVVTWGTAFTREGYIGASVNPARCFGAYVASEFPTYHWIHWVGPLAAAVAHGLVYFVDPLWKDPRTE from the exons ATGCTGCAGAAACAAACCACTTATCTcgatagcagcagcagcagcagcagtcatcgCACCCCCTCACCCAAACGAACCATGGTGGTCACTTATCTCCCCGAATATGAAAGCGACGAAACACATCCCCAGCACCATGGGCTCGAGCCCGCCATCCCGCCATTCGCGGGCCGCATGGGCGGAAACCAGGATTTCGTGGTTGATAGGACGGACCCCAAGAACTCAAAGGTGCTAGAGAAGGTGCCCGACGCAGCACCGTGCATGACACTAAAAGAGATATTCGACTTGCGGGGGTTCCTGAGCGTGGATCTATGGAAGTTTGCTGTGCTAGAATGCATAG CAAGTATGATGAACGTTTTCATCACCTGTTGGGTAACAACTCACCCACTCTCCGCAACAACATCTCCCAAAGGCCAAGCCGGCGTCTACGGAACGgtcaccttcttctccccagcatTCGGCGGCCtcaccaacctcctcctcactccacTCCTCATCTacaccttctccccttccagCGGTGGCCACATTAGCCCCACAATCACTCTCGCCACCTTCTTCGCCCGCATTATCACTTTCCCGCGCATGATCCTCTATCTGGCTGGCCAAACATTGGGAGGCGCACTCGCCGGCTTTGCCATGCACTCCGCGTACGGCACGCGTGAGTTCACCGTGGGAGGATGCCACATCGACTCGACCATGGTGTCCGCAACTGATGGGCTGGTCATTGAGTTTTTTGCTTGTCTGATTCTGATTTTCTTGGCGTTTGGTGTTGCCTTGGACCCCAGACAGGCCAAGGTGTTTGGTCATGCTGTTTCGCCGTGGTTGGTCGGTGTGGTGTTGGGAGTTGTTACGTGGGGAACGGCGTTTACGAGGGAGGGCTATATTGGTGCTA GCGTCAATCCAGCGAGGTGTTTCGGCGCATATGTCGCGAGTGAATTTCCGACGTATCACTGGATTCATTGG GTTGGTCCCCTGGCTGCAGCAGTGGCGCATGGGCTGGTCTATTTCGTTGATCCCCTTTGGAAGGATCCTCGCACGGAGTAA
- a CDS encoding glycosyltransferase family 2 protein (CAZy:GT2_Glyco_tranf_2;~COG:M;~EggNog:ENOG410Q1IT;~InterPro:IPR029044;~PFAM:PF13632,PF00535,PF13641;~TransMembrane:7 (i27-52o58-74i361-386o398-420i492-514o534-553i593-613o);~antiSMASH:Cluster_5.12) has product MLSKLLYNIQELPPDHRVIAGQRHRRLLYYVAHLASWTFNLYLVLRLALGFSAVKQDWRVWLTLLVEIVLTNIWRQDQLLTILGGSASDGQPRKRLRLHGTDDLPRVDILVPCCGEPVDVILDTVRAACTMDYPTSSFRVRVLDDGASTELESAIASLRTEWPHLFYHTRGRQSGKVFAKAGNMNYALYTLQEKAPPEFCAIFDADSIPMPHFLRATLPHLLQTPEAVLLTTRQYFYNLPSGDPLSQSRLHFYTCENAELDRRGLAQDAGSGALFRRQAIIDAGGYPTYSFSEDWQLSLVLKGLGHRTIQVQEPLQYGLVPTSLDGHIAQRNRWHIGHSQQLRALMPPTNKTLPRKLQWTIAWNGVFIMAGALGCLITFAMVPLLLVSGHLVPDVSPLLAKTQFFLAVLHIALTWAYGLLQSAHTGFESFPFSRFENIWLAGAHIHAVARFHLLASRPKGSFVTGSSANSWNRSATPTSLQKLYHNLWHNGIAYSLVILLATVASIFYSIYSAITSTDDGLLSRLLTTVAWPPMLHICYLSIVSYWAPVSYLLNPPRYPERKAGLALSETGVVLPSAKVQQAAMVRGEAPVGFYRQCVVVVFVLSGLLLGGLAL; this is encoded by the exons ATGCTGTCTAAACTGCTCTACAACATTCAGGAGCTCCCGCCTGACCATCGCGTTATCGCGGGACAGCGGCACCGACGCTTGCTCTATTACGTAGCCCATCTGGCATCATGGACCTTCAACCTTTATCTCGTCCTTCGACTGGCTCTGGGTTTCTCTGCCGTGAAACAGGATTGGCGAGTATGGCTAACTCTGTTGGTCGAGATCGTCCTCACCA ACATTTGGCGCCAAGATCAACTTCTTACCATATTAGGTGGCTCGGCATCAGATGGCCAACCACGCAAAAGACTGCGATTACACGGCACCGATGATCTACCGCGGGTGGACATTCTGGTGCCCTGCTGTGGAGAGCCAGTCGACGTCATCCTGGACACCGTGCGCGCTGCCTGTACGATGGACTACCCAACTTCCAGCTTTCGGGTCCGCGTACTGGACGACGGTGCTTCCACAGAGCTCGAGTCTGCCATTGCATCACTGCGCACCGAATGGCCTCACCTCTTCTACCACACCCGGGGAAGGCAATCCGGTAAAGTCTTCGCCAAGGCTGGTAACATGAATTATGCCCTCTACACCCTGCAAGAGAAGGCGCCACCTGAGTTCTGTGCCATCTTCGACGCAGACTCCATTCCCATGCCTCACTTTCTGAGGGCGACGTTgccccatctcctccagaccCCGGAAGCAGtgctcctcaccacccgGCAGTACTTTTACAACCTCCCATCAGGTGACCCCCTGTCTCAGTCACGTCTTCATTTCTACACATGTGAGAATGCAGAGCTCGATCGTCGGGGCCTTGCTCAGGATGCAGGCTCTGGGGCCCTTTTCCGGCGACAAGCCATCATCGATGCCGGCGGATATCCGACGTACTCCTTTTCCGAGGATTGGCAGCTATCGCTTGTTCTGAAGGGTCTAGGTCACCGCACCATCCAAGTCCAGGAGCCACTACAGTACGGATTGGTTCCGACGTCGTTGGATGGACACATTGCACAGCGCAACCGGTGGCACATTGGCCACTCCCAACAGCTTCGGGCGTTGATGCCGCCCACAAACAAGACGCTTCCCCGCAAACTGCAGTGGACTATTGCATGGAATGgcgtcttcatcatggctgggGCACTTGGCTGTTTGATCACGTTTGCGATGGTTCCATTGCTCCTGGTGTCGGGTCACCTGGTCCCAGACGTTTCGCCACTGCTGGCCAAAACACAGTTTTTCTTGGCTGTTCTCCATATTGCCTTGACTTGGGCGTATGGACTTTTGCAAAGCGCACATACAGGGTTTGAAAGCTTTCCGTTCTCTCGTTTTGAAAAtatctggctggctggag cacacATCCACGCTGTCGCTCGATTCCACCTTCTAGCCAGCCGACCAAAAGGCTCCTTCGTGACTGGCAGCAGCGCCAACTCATGGAATCGCAGCGCGACCCCGACATCCCTCCAAAAGCTTTACCACAATCTGTGGCACAACGGGATCGCTTACAGCCTCGTGATTTTGCTTGCCACTGTTGCATCCATCTTCTACTCGATTTACTCGGCCATCACAAGCACCGACGATGGTTTGCTATCCCGCTTGCTCACCACAGTTGCCTGGCCGCCAATGCTTCACATCTGCTACCTCTCCATCGTCAGTTACTGGGCGCCCGTCTCCTATCTGCTGAACCCGCCGCGGTATCCGGAGCGGAAGGCTGGATTGGCATTGTCGGAGACTGGTGTGGTGCTTCCGAGTGCGAAGGTCCAGCAAGCTGCTATGGTGCGTGGGGAAGCGCCGGTCGGGTTTTATCGTCAGtgcgtggtggttgtgttcGTTCTAagtgggttgttgttgggtgggTTGGCGTTGTGA
- a CDS encoding uncharacterized protein (antiSMASH:Cluster_5.12) codes for MAAKMARNKAKHNAKANAKSSTPGPSASSSYKPSSDGTQNGNGEGHLDAVEIRRSKRIRAMEDSKTEVRHGSKSKGLPMLDDVESVKEPPPDDTQCPIEQPSTNIATTKEQHADNNESAEGPIPDYVHSPGEQPTNNEETVEEQRSNFLPSVEELPPDNVGSSREPDQNLKQKVYRRSKKQGRKLNRRYRDINRQQQEMSKQHLKTNKQLSREKRKHQKLETKHQLLQDEHHRSTEQSARLKEQCQDMKEQYQRVKERVACLEDWTAEALHKYQYLAADSSGWECRSHDYYEKEFFGLWALLRNWARLHALEETAVLDGLSANYKKALVKSLDGYCAQLDLNEILGALELGDIFGTEIVTMFLVKDCLERFFLNPFWYIVPHPGEGTEFDEEVLPRATRFGTGLHELLKKFDTDGKEGFLAQSWRLWTARLCSTNVRADQSNFAKSMIARRNLMINTMVKQVMSHELLEPLLKASPDEKSVALTERSLTVAYQRAAELSVRLSKDDHNVVFRNLHELGGVFDVSNPDMDADSSQAFDSVHLNGHRIMSMRYPAVYFCGGFISPDYRQLIVKANVFVEDKTTVKMTDPTPE; via the exons ATGGCAGCCAAGATGGCAAGGAACAAGGCAAAACACAACGCAAAGGCTAACGCAAAA TCCTCTACCCCTGGACCATCAGCATCTTCGTCCTATAAGCCGTCTTCGGATGGGACACAGAATGGAAACGGCGAGGGACATCTAGACGCCGTCGAAATCCGGAGATCGAAGCGAATTCGAGCCATGGAGGATTCGAAAACAGAAGTCCGTCATGGTAGCAAATCTAAAGGCTTGCCAATGTTAGATGATGTCGAGTCTGTGAAGGAACCGCCACCGGACGATACGCAGTGTCCTATCGAACAGCCATCAACTAATATCGCCACTACTAAGGAACAGCACGCGGATAATAACGAGTCTGCGGAGGGACCGATACCAGACTACGTCCATTCTCCTGGGGAACAGCCAACGAACAATGAAGAGACCGTGGAGGAACAGCGATCAAATTTTCTTCCGTCTGTTGAGGAATTGCCACCAGATAATGTCGGTTCTTCGAGGGAACCGGACCAAAACCTCAAGCAAAAAGTGTATCGAAGATCAAAGAAACAAGGTCGGAAGTTGAACAGACGTTATCGCGACATAAACAGACAACAGCAAGAGATGAGCAAACAACATCTGAAGACGAATAAACAACTCtcgagggagaaaagaaaacatcaaAAGCTCGAAACGAAGCATCAGTTACTGCAAGATGAACACCATCGCAGTACAGAGCAATCCGCCAGGCTGAAAGAGCAATGCCAGGATATGAAGGAACAATACCAAAGAGTGAAGGAACGGGTAGCCTGTCTGGAGGATTGGACAGCTGAGGCACTACACAAATACCAGTATTTGGCCGCTGATTCTAGCGGCTGGGAATGCAGATCGCATGACTACTATGAGAAAGAGTTCTTCGGTCTTTGGGCCCTCCTAAGAAATTGGGCAAGACTCCACGCTCTTGAGGAAACGGCCGTCTTGGACGGTCTTTCCGCGAACTATAAGAAAGCTCTCGTCAAGAGTTTGGATGGCTACTGTGCCCAACTTGACTTGAATGAAATCCTTGGTGCTCTTGAACTGGGTGATATATTTGGAACGGAGATCGTGACCATGTTTCTTGTCAAGGACTGTCTTGAACGCTTCTTTCTGAACCCCTTTTGGTACATTGTGCCTCATCCAGGAGAAGGGACCGAGTttgatgaggaagttctgCCACGAGCTACCCGCTTTGGTACCGGACTTCATGAGCTACTTAAAAAGTTCGACACTG ATGGCAAGGAAGGCTTTCTAGCTCAATCATGGCGCCTATGGACAGCCCGTCTTTGCAGCACCAACGTCCGTGCTGATCAAAGCAACTTCGCCAAGAGCATGATCGCCCGCCGAAACCTCATGATCAACACTATGGTCAAGCAAGTCATGTCTCATGAGCTACTGGAGCCCCTTCTAAAAGCTTCACCGGACGAGAAATCAGTCGCTCTTACAGAGCGGAGTCTGACAGTAGCATATCAGCGTGCCGCAGAACTCTCTGTGAGACTATCTAAGGACGACCATAATGTAGTATTTCGCAACTTGCATGAGCTCGGAGGAGTCTTCGATGTGTCGAACCCAGATATGGATGCAGATTCTTCCCAAGCCTTTGACAGTGTCCACCTCAATGGCCACCGGATTATGAGCATGAGGTATCCAGCGGTATACTTCTGTGGGGGTTTTATCTCTCCTGACTATCGTCAGCTTATTGTTAAAGCTAATGTCTTTGTGGAAGATAAGACAACAGTCAAGATGACTGATCCTACCCCAGAATAA
- a CDS encoding MFS transporter (COG:U;~EggNog:ENOG410QDY7;~InterPro:IPR020846,IPR011701,IPR036259;~PFAM:PF07690;~SMCOG1106:major facilitator transporter;~TransMembrane:12 (i78-100o112-130i142-160o166-187i199-220o232-251i304-323o343-365i394-413o419-442i454-477o489-509i);~antiSMASH:Cluster_5.12;~go_function: GO:0022857 - transmembrane transporter activity [Evidence IEA];~go_process: GO:0055085 - transmembrane transport [Evidence IEA]): MSLDIPCVVFLRSFLHRPNNVDPTEHHVRQETPKQIDGHSHRRKHSSDSEKTLTVEDWARSRENPHNWPLAKRVITSLVVYIYTFVVYSGSSMFITAVPLVMHELHLSEQRAMLGLSIYVLGYGVGPLLWGPLSEIPRIGRSVVYFGTFVAFILVTIGAAEVSNYSAFVFLRFMQGLFGSPCLANGGASMHDLYPESQFPYALALWVAAAYCGPALGPLLTNSLVNNISWKWTMWLLACMSGPVCILLFLLPETFAPTIRYRSSAFNTSNNQNNNNTSSESDNPLAKLKFYLVKPVQITLQDPAILFANIYTSFIYGTYYTFFDAFPIGYPPVYNVSTTTLSLFYLSVLVGCLLAVAAYFIYLSLPNYLRKHHNHTSPKSTPTPTPPTKHERHLIPAIPATFLVPISLFLYGWTLRPSIHWIVSIIGVTMYASAVFIILQCLSMYIPSIYPEYAASLFAANDFCRSTLAAGAVHFGIPLYKNLGMARGSSVLGGVSGLGVLGLLGIYYFGERLRAKSRFVERLVE; the protein is encoded by the exons ATGTCGCTAGATATACCTTGCGTTGTATTTTTGAGGTCCTTTTTGCATAGACCCAATAATGTTGATCCTACAGAGCACCATGTCAGACAAGAGACACCCAAGCAGATCGACGGACATTCCCACCGGCGAAAACACTCATCCGACTCAGAAAAGACACTTACAGTCGAGGACTGGGCAAGAAGTCGCGAGAATCCACATAACTGGCCTCTCGCAAAGAGAGTCATCACATCCCTCGTAGTATACATCTACAC CTTCGTGGTGTATTCTGGGTCATCCATGTTCATTACCGCCGTTCCATTGGTGATGCACGAGCTACACCTCTCCGAGCAACGCGCCATGTTAGGGCTGTCCATCTACGTGCTCGGGT ACGGTGTCGGACCCCTCCTCTGGGGCCCGCTCAGCGAGATTCCCCGAATCGGACGCTCGGTCGTCTACTTCGGTACATTCGTAGcattcatcctcgtcacgATCGGAGCCGCCGAAGTATCCAACTACAGCGCATTCGTCTTCCTTCGCTTCATGCAGGGTCTTTTCGGCAGCCCGTGCCTCGCCAATGGCGGCGCCTCCATGCACGACCTATACCCCGAATCCCAGTTCCCCTACGCCCTCGCCCTATGGGTAGCTGCAGCGTACTGCGGCCCGGCTCTCGGACCCCTGCTCACCAACAGCCTGGTCAACAACATTTCCTGGAAATGGACCATGTGGCTTCTCGCCTGTATGTCCGGCCCGGTATGCatcctgctgttcctccTGCCTGAAACTTTCGCCCCTACCATACGATACCGCAGCAGTGCGTTCAATACCAGCAACaaccagaacaacaacaatactaGTAGTGAAAGTGACAACCCCCTCGCCAAGCTGAAATTCTACCTTGTCAAACCCGTCCAAATCACCCTTCAAGACCCTGCCATTCTCTTCGCCAACATCTACACCTCCTTCATTTACGGCACGTATTATACCTTCTTCGACGCCTTCCCCATCGGTTACCCACCCGTCTATAATGTATCCACTACAACCCTCAGCTTATTCTACCTCTCCGTCCTCGTCGGCTGCCTCCTCGCAGTAGCAGCCTACTTCATatacctctccctcccgaACTACCTCCGCAAACACCATAACCACACTTCCCCAAAATCCACCCCAACACCTACACCCCCTACAAAACACGAACGGCACCTCATCCCCGCCATCCCAGCTACCTTCCTCGTCCcaatctccctcttcctctatGGCTGGACTCTCCGCCCCTCCATCCACTGGATCGTCAGCATCATCGGCGTGACAATGTACGCTAGCGCAGTGTTCATCATCCTGCAGTGTCTGTCCATGTATATACCCAGTATATATCCCGAGTACGCGGCGAGTCTGTTTGCGGCCAATGACTTCTGTCGGAGTACGTTGGCTGCTGGGGCCGTACATTTCGGAATTCCCTTGTATAAGAATCTGGGGATGGCTAGGGGGTCGAGTGTGCTTGGGGGTGTgagtgggttgggggtttTGGGGCTCTTGGGGATTTATTATTTCGGGGAGAGGTTGAGAGCGAAGTCGAGGTTTGTGGAGAGGTTGGTGGAGTAG
- a CDS encoding uncharacterized protein (COG:S;~EggNog:ENOG410Q2Y5;~InterPro:IPR011990,IPR019734;~go_function: GO:0005515 - protein binding [Evidence IEA]): MNKNEARSPQVDDYPNFNLGSYHRPIATSSPAAQRWFDRGLLWSYSFNHGEAARCFERAVECDPTCALAYWGIAYAIGPSYNIAWGFFDIPSLIATVQKAWDALNAAQKHATHASPLFHMLLKAIATRFPTPDNIPAPTEMRQYNQAYADAMRVVYKAYPDDLDVASLFIEALICVNPRELWDMNTGEASSSHTLEANAAIDTAMTSPEGREHPALCHLYIHLMEMSATPEVALPAADRLRRMIPDASHMVHMPAHIDMAVGDYRRAIDSSDDAIVGDDMFFATLDASPLYVAYRVHNIVTKLYCALMSGRSREAMLAADKLDEVVDAKLLATKSPPMADWTESFLGSHAHVLVRFGRWEEILQLELPAPQDRALYCCKTANILYARGLAFSALGRTQEAEVARQEFEEARKRVPRSRINNLPVRQVDFLAVASLMLAGELEYRKGNIQLAFATLRRAIKLEDGLAYCDPPAWMQPVRHALGGLLLEQKRGPRRSRSSGRTWAWRRGFRGVRAG; encoded by the exons ATGAACAA AAACGAAGCTCGTTCGCCCCAGGTAGATGACTACCCAAACTTCAACCTTGGTTCCTACCACCGACCTATcgccacatcctccccagCCGCCCAGCGATGGTTCGACCGCGGTCTACTCTGGTCCTATTCCTTCAATCACGGCGAAGCAGCACGATGCTTCGAACGAGCTGTCGAATGCGACCCCACTTGCGCACTGGCATACTGGGGCATCGCATACGCCATCGGACCGAGCTACAATATAGCCTGGGGCTTCTTCGACATCCCTAGTCTCATAGCCACGGTGCAAAAGGCATGGGATGCGCTTAATGCCGCTCAAAAACATGCTACGCATGCATCCCCACTCTTCCACATGCTGCTCAAAGCCATCGCTACTCGGTTTCCTACCCCGGATAACATCCCCGCTCCTACTGAGATGAGACAGTACAATCAAGCATATGCAGATGCTATGCGCGTCGTGTATAAAGCCTACCCAGATGATCTCGACGTGGCATCGTTGTTCATCGAGGCGCTTATCTGCGTTAATCCGCGCGAGCTGTGGGATATGAACACAGGTGAAGCCAGTAGCTCTCATACTCTCGAGGCGAACGCGGCAATTGATACTGCAATGACAAGTCCAGAGGGTCGAGAGCATCCTGCCCTATGCCATCTGTATATTCATCTCATGGAGATGTCCGCTACACCAGAGGTGGCCCTGCCTGCTGCAGACAGACTGCGTCGTATGATCCCGGATGCGTCGCATATGGTGCACATGCCTGCGCACATTGATATGGCTGTTGGGGACTATCGCCGGGCAATCGATTCCAGTGACGATGCTATTGTAGGCGATGATATGTTCTTCGCCACGTTGGATGCATCTCCGCTTTATGTGGCCTATCGGGTGCATAACATTGTCACGAAGCTGTACTGCGCTCTGATGTCTGGTCGGTCGCGAGAGGCCATGTTGGCTGCGGATAAATTGGACGAGGTCGTCGATGCAAAATTACTGGCTACTAAGTCTCCCCCAATGGCAGACTGGACGGAGAGCTTTCTAGGCAGTCACGCCCACGTCCTGGTGCGGTTCGGTCGCTGGGAAGAAATTCTACAGCTAGAACTCCCAGCACCACAAGACCGAGCCTTATACTGCTGCAAGACAGCTAACATCCTGTACGCCAGAGGCCTCGCCTTCAGCGCCCTAGGACGTACCCAGGAGGCAGAAGTCGCCCGGCAGGAGTTCGAGGAGGCGCGCAAGCGGGTGCCGAGATCCCGGATAAATAATTTGCCTGTTCGGCAGGTCGATTTCCTTGCCGTCGCATCTTTGATGTTAGCAGGTGAGCTGGAGTACCGCAAGGGGAATATTCAATTAGCTTTTGCAACGCTGCGTCGGGCGATTAAGCTAGAAGATGGCCTGGCGTACTGTGACCCGCCGGCCTGGATGCAGCCCGTGCGGCATGCCCTAGGTGGGTTACTGCTGGAGCAGAAGCGGGGCCCGAGGCGGAGCAGGTCTTCCGGGAGGACCTGGGCATGGCGCAGGGGTTTCCGCGGCGTAAGGGCCGGTTGA